In Burkholderia cenocepacia, the following are encoded in one genomic region:
- a CDS encoding DUF6900 domain-containing protein, with amino-acid sequence MNKGEFEMLLFAIARIHLNIDTLETRYSDRLDFHDCAVWCIRAALVAAYDAGVIEGRRNASK; translated from the coding sequence ATGAACAAAGGCGAATTCGAAATGTTGCTGTTTGCGATCGCGCGTATCCATCTGAACATCGACACGCTTGAAACGCGTTACAGCGACCGGCTGGATTTCCACGACTGTGCCGTCTGGTGTATCCGTGCCGCATTGGTCGCGGCGTACGACGCTGGCGTTATTGAAGGGCGCCGAAACGCTTCGAAGTGA
- a CDS encoding DNA methyltransferase codes for MSYLYNGDCLVAMPKLAPESVDCIVTDPPYLVNFRDRSGRSIANDVNGDWLAPAFAEMFRVLKRDAVCISFYGWNKVDLFFDAWKAAGFRVAGHFVFTKSYASKAGLVKYQHESAYLLAKGRPAAPAAPIADVMPFPYSGNRHHPTEKPVAALCTLISAFTQPGDVVLDPFAGSGSTCVAARELGRRYIGIELDATYFAAAKARLTAPVAGAALAAA; via the coding sequence GTGAGCTATTTGTACAACGGCGACTGCCTGGTCGCCATGCCCAAACTCGCCCCCGAATCCGTCGACTGCATCGTGACGGACCCGCCTTACCTCGTGAATTTTCGCGATCGGAGCGGCCGCTCGATCGCGAACGACGTGAACGGCGACTGGCTGGCGCCGGCGTTCGCCGAAATGTTCCGCGTCCTGAAACGCGATGCCGTCTGCATTTCGTTCTACGGCTGGAACAAGGTCGACCTGTTTTTCGACGCCTGGAAAGCCGCCGGCTTTCGCGTGGCCGGCCACTTCGTCTTCACGAAGTCCTACGCGTCCAAGGCCGGCCTGGTGAAGTACCAGCACGAATCGGCCTACCTGCTCGCCAAGGGCCGGCCCGCGGCGCCGGCGGCGCCGATCGCCGACGTCATGCCGTTTCCGTACAGCGGCAATCGCCACCATCCGACCGAAAAGCCGGTCGCCGCGCTGTGCACACTCATTTCCGCTTTTACGCAGCCCGGCGACGTCGTACTGGATCCGTTCGCCGGCTCCGGCTCGACGTGCGTTGCCGCCCGCGAGCTCGGGCGCCGGTATATCGGCATCGAACTGGACGCGACCTACTTTGCGGCCGCCAAGGCGCGCCTGACGGCGCCCGTCGCCGGCGCCGCGTTGGCCGCCGCCTAA
- a CDS encoding addiction module antidote protein gives MGIKTTPFDAAEYLDTPEAQAEYLRVSFETGDSADIQEAIGTVARARGMTQIARDAGVGRESLYKALDEHGNPEFATILRVVRALGLTLTVTTPVHEHA, from the coding sequence ATGGGTATCAAGACAACGCCGTTTGACGCGGCCGAATACCTCGACACGCCCGAGGCGCAGGCCGAATATCTGCGGGTTTCGTTCGAGACTGGCGATTCTGCCGACATTCAGGAAGCCATCGGCACTGTGGCGCGTGCGCGCGGCATGACGCAGATTGCGCGCGACGCGGGCGTTGGCCGCGAAAGCCTCTACAAAGCGCTGGACGAGCACGGCAACCCGGAATTCGCGACGATCCTGCGTGTGGTGCGCGCGCTCGGCCTCACTTTGACCGTAACGACGCCTGTACACGAGCACGCCTGA
- a CDS encoding type IV secretion system DNA-binding domain-containing protein — MADQRSPSGLATFSRGTALWWQQAKLLTSAIVAVVIAAILVGALAGGAYLYFVTSAETRYLTIKHVEAEILTVVPMANPNVSFHLGNDDTALPPAAALSFTEDAADEFFIYARNAALYAVLTAIAVTFLSVLFWMEYGRGKLTDKQVRGAKLVKAKELIKELEARDDASPYRIAGVPMRKKAEVLGTLFSGAQGSGKSQQFFALMDQVRARKKRAIVYDPSGEFTAAYYREGKDVILNPLDARSPNWNAWREIQSEIHYDGLAEGLIPIPPNVADPFFAIAGRMVFKGAIRALGGDNKRTNAALYKAIAHSNLEELHAILANESAATYVDPVTERTGMSLKMTVQNQLDCFRYLHDEGEPFSIREWIQNEDEDDDSWLFITVNEEQKTALLPLISLWCDIAIRSLLTLKPIHRERLWYFYDELPTLQKLEIMKLAVTNIRKYGGCFVLGIQDFSQLFQIYGEHLARTIISGCQTKLLLRVTDGDAAKALANAIGQADLDEKEESLNLGIDERRDGMSVFARRNLRDLVLSSEILHLPDMQGYLVTPSDYPVARVKYEYVPHPQTVTPFIPRQTYDLWLPAGAAADRPAAPERQSTALPSPPSPTARFGSDPSPSHSPSPNPSGAPTTAAEDSATNAASAGPAVGAPAPNTSGCVARPSNVISLSTGEIVDGDTGEVHSTSAPREPVTGERPTGRAGLGDLLG, encoded by the coding sequence ATGGCTGATCAACGCTCCCCCAGCGGACTCGCCACCTTTTCACGAGGAACTGCCCTCTGGTGGCAACAGGCAAAGCTTCTCACCAGTGCGATCGTGGCGGTTGTCATCGCGGCAATTCTCGTCGGTGCGCTGGCCGGCGGTGCATACCTGTATTTCGTCACGTCCGCCGAAACTCGCTATTTGACGATCAAGCACGTGGAGGCGGAAATCCTCACAGTCGTTCCGATGGCCAATCCGAACGTCTCGTTCCACCTCGGCAACGACGACACGGCACTGCCGCCCGCTGCGGCGCTGTCGTTTACCGAGGATGCGGCCGACGAGTTCTTCATCTATGCGCGCAATGCTGCCCTGTACGCTGTTTTAACCGCTATTGCCGTCACGTTCCTTTCCGTCCTGTTTTGGATGGAGTACGGCCGCGGAAAACTTACCGACAAGCAGGTGCGCGGTGCCAAGCTCGTCAAAGCAAAGGAGCTCATCAAGGAACTGGAGGCTCGAGACGACGCCAGCCCCTATCGCATCGCCGGCGTGCCGATGCGGAAGAAGGCCGAAGTGCTCGGCACACTCTTTTCTGGTGCCCAAGGCAGTGGCAAGTCCCAGCAGTTTTTTGCGCTGATGGATCAGGTGCGCGCCCGCAAAAAACGGGCGATCGTCTATGACCCATCAGGCGAATTCACCGCTGCGTATTACCGCGAAGGGAAGGACGTCATCCTGAATCCGCTCGACGCGCGTAGCCCGAACTGGAATGCCTGGCGCGAAATCCAAAGCGAGATCCATTACGACGGGCTGGCTGAGGGGCTCATCCCGATTCCACCGAATGTCGCCGACCCATTCTTCGCGATTGCGGGGCGCATGGTTTTCAAGGGAGCGATTCGTGCGCTTGGCGGCGACAACAAACGAACCAACGCAGCGCTGTACAAGGCCATCGCCCATAGCAATCTCGAGGAATTGCACGCGATCCTAGCGAACGAGTCTGCGGCGACCTACGTCGATCCAGTCACTGAGCGTACGGGCATGAGCCTCAAGATGACCGTGCAGAACCAGCTCGATTGCTTTCGTTACCTGCACGACGAAGGCGAGCCATTTTCGATCCGAGAATGGATCCAGAATGAGGATGAAGACGACGATTCCTGGCTGTTCATTACCGTCAACGAGGAGCAGAAAACCGCCCTGCTTCCGCTCATCAGCCTCTGGTGTGATATCGCTATCCGGTCGCTGCTGACGCTCAAGCCGATTCATCGCGAACGTCTCTGGTACTTCTACGACGAGCTCCCCACTCTGCAAAAGCTCGAGATCATGAAGCTCGCCGTTACCAACATTCGGAAGTACGGCGGTTGCTTCGTACTCGGCATCCAGGACTTTTCCCAACTCTTCCAGATCTACGGCGAGCACTTGGCGCGCACGATCATCTCCGGATGCCAGACCAAGCTCCTGTTGCGCGTGACCGATGGTGACGCGGCCAAGGCATTGGCCAACGCGATCGGTCAGGCCGACCTCGACGAAAAGGAGGAAAGCCTGAATCTCGGCATCGACGAGCGGCGCGACGGCATGAGCGTTTTTGCGCGACGCAATCTCCGCGATCTCGTCCTCTCATCAGAAATTCTGCACCTGCCCGACATGCAGGGCTATCTGGTCACGCCGAGCGACTATCCGGTTGCCCGGGTCAAGTACGAGTACGTCCCCCATCCCCAAACGGTGACGCCCTTCATCCCGCGCCAAACGTACGATCTCTGGCTTCCGGCAGGCGCTGCAGCTGACCGTCCGGCTGCGCCGGAGAGACAATCGACTGCGCTACCTTCCCCGCCCAGCCCGACGGCGAGGTTCGGCAGCGACCCGTCCCCGTCCCACTCCCCGTCACCCAATCCTTCCGGCGCACCGACCACGGCCGCCGAGGATTCGGCGACCAACGCCGCTTCGGCCGGTCCGGCTGTCGGTGCCCCCGCGCCGAACACTTCTGGCTGCGTAGCACGACCGTCCAATGTGATCTCGCTGTCGACTGGCGAAATCGTCGACGGTGACACCGGCGAAGTTCACAGTACGTCGGCTCCCCGCGAGCCAGTCACCGGCGAACGGCCCACCGGCCGCGCCGGTCTCGGCGACTTGTTGGGGTGA
- a CDS encoding DUF3717 domain-containing protein: MNITTVLHIEQIERAINIWRARKPSVEGDPILCREARILAEPYALMIVNGATQIDATHLSDTQRAVFDGAFSQ; this comes from the coding sequence ATGAACATCACCACAGTTTTGCATATCGAGCAGATCGAGCGCGCGATCAACATTTGGCGCGCCCGCAAACCGAGCGTCGAAGGCGATCCGATCCTGTGTCGCGAAGCGCGGATTCTTGCCGAACCCTACGCGCTGATGATCGTGAACGGCGCTACGCAGATCGACGCGACGCACCTGTCCGACACGCAACGCGCCGTGTTCGATGGCGCGTTTTCGCAATAA
- a CDS encoding type II toxin-antitoxin system RelE/ParE family toxin, which translates to MRIEQTDDFAKWLRGLRDHIARAQIAKRIQRLARGQYGDVKSVGAGVSEMRVHVGPGYRVYFVQRGSTLVILLCGGDKSTQQRDIERAIALSAQLGD; encoded by the coding sequence ATGAGAATCGAGCAGACAGACGACTTCGCGAAATGGCTGCGCGGCCTACGTGACCACATCGCGCGCGCGCAGATCGCCAAGCGGATTCAACGGCTCGCGCGCGGCCAGTACGGGGACGTGAAGTCGGTTGGTGCCGGGGTGAGCGAAATGCGCGTGCACGTCGGCCCCGGCTATCGCGTCTACTTTGTCCAACGAGGCTCAACGCTCGTCATCCTGCTATGCGGTGGCGACAAGTCAACGCAGCAGCGCGACATTGAGCGCGCTATCGCGCTTTCGGCGCAATTGGGAGATTGA